The following are encoded in a window of Calonectris borealis chromosome 17, bCalBor7.hap1.2, whole genome shotgun sequence genomic DNA:
- the LOC142089715 gene encoding voltage-gated potassium channel regulatory subunit KCNG1-like has translation MTLLPGENSDYDYSALSCASDTSFNHTFFPETETLKGVFYQRAKLIHPQEDLLKGFHPDDRKHHIIINVGGIKYLLPWTTLDEFPLTRLGQLKFCNNFDDILNICDDYDVTCNEFFFDRNPGAFRTILTFLRVGKLRLLREMCALSFQEELLYWGIEEDNLDWCCKRRYLQKMEEFTEINEREDDLIENETTGETVEETKIGLCMKKLQDMVERPQSGLPGKVFACLSVLFVTITAVNLSISTMPDLREEEEKG, from the exons ATGACTCTTCTACCTGGAGAAAATTCCGACTATGACTATAGTGCCCTGAGCTGTGCTTCAGATACTTCCTTCAACCACACATTCTTTCCAGAAACAGAAACCCTTAAGGGAGTCTTTTACCAAAGAGCCAAGCTAATTCACCCTCAAGAGGATCTCCTGAAAGGCTTTCACCCCGATGATCGGAAGCATCATATTATTATAAACGTAGGGGGCATTAAGTATTTGCTCCCGTGGACCACGCTTGATGAATTCCCATTGACACGTTTGGGACAACTAAAATTTTGTAACAATTTTGACGACATTCTAAACATCTGTGATGATTACGATGTGACATGTAATGAATTCTTTTTTGACCGCAACCCAGGGGCGTTCAGGACAATCCTGACCTTTTTGCGGGTTGGAAAACTTCGGCTCTTGCGTGAGATGTGTGCACTGTCTTTCCAAGAGGAGCTGCTCTACTGGGGAATTGAGGAAGACAACTTGGACTGGTGTTGTAAAAGGAGATACCTGCAAAAAATGGAGGagtttacagaaataaatgaacGAGAGGATGACCTCATAGAAAATGAAACAACAGGTGAAACagtagaagaaacaaaaattggCTTGTGCATGAAAAAGTTGCAAGACATGGTGGAAAGGCCCCAGTCTGGCCTCCCTGGAAAGGTGTTTGcttgtttgtctgttttatttGTAACTATTACAGCAGTGAACTTATCCATCAGCACCATGCCTGacctgagggaggaggaggaaaaag GGTGA
- the LOC142089917 gene encoding LOW QUALITY PROTEIN: voltage-gated potassium channel regulatory subunit KCNG1-like (The sequence of the model RefSeq protein was modified relative to this genomic sequence to represent the inferred CDS: inserted 1 base in 1 codon) encodes SQMCYNIFIVESVCVAWFXLEFLLRFIQAKSKFAFLRRPLTLIDIIAILPYYITLLVDTTSVGYKKPSSGNIYLDKVGLVLRILRALRILYVMRLARHSLGLQTLGLTARRCTREFGLLLLFLCVAIALFAPLLYVIENEMADSQEFTSIPACYWWAVITMTTVGYGDMVPRSIPGQVVALSSILSGILLMAFPVTSIFHTFSRSYIELKQEQERIMYRRAQFLLKTKSQISNASQGSDILFPSVSSEARDNE; translated from the exons TCCCAGATGTGCTACAATATTTTCATTGTGGAGTCTGTCTGTGTGGCATGGT TCCTGGAGTTCCTGCTAAGATTCATCCAGGCAAAGAGCAAGTTTGCATTTTTAAGGAGACCATTAACTCTGATAGACATAATAGCCATTCTGCCATACTACATCACTTTGCTAGTAGACACCACTTCAGTGGGCTATAAAAAGCCCAGCTCTGGGAACATCTACCTGGACAAAGTAGGTCTGGTCCTCCGTATTCTCCGTGCCTTGAGGATTCTCTACGTCATGCGGCTGGCCAGGCACTCCCTGGGGCTGCAGACGCTGGGGCTGACCGCTCGCAGGTGCACCCGGGAGTTTGGTCTCTTGCTGCTCTTCCTCTGCGTGGCCATCGCACTGTTCGCACCGCTCCTGTATGTCATTGAGAACGAGATGGCGGACTCGCAGGAGTTTACCAGCATCCCCGCGTGCTACTGGTGGGCTGTCATCACCATGACCACGGTAGGCTACGGAGATATGGTTCCCAGAAGCATTCCCGGCCAAGTGGTGGCACTAAGCAGCATACTGAGTGGCATCCTCCTCATGGCATTTCCAGTCACCTCCATCTTCCACACGTTTTCACGCTCCTACATTGAGCTAAAGCAAGAACAGGAAAGGATAATGTACAGGAGAGCACAGTTCTTACTAAAAACAAAGTCTCAGATAAGCAATGCGTCACAAGGGAGTGATATTTTATTCCCCAGTGTCTCTTCTGAGGCTAGGGACAACGAATGa